One Cucurbita pepo subsp. pepo cultivar mu-cu-16 chromosome LG07, ASM280686v2, whole genome shotgun sequence genomic region harbors:
- the LOC111799109 gene encoding transcription repressor OFP8-like: protein MERRLKLRFSRIFQSSFFSCRSKKNSDIIITNQPIPISAPLQNLPLLPSKPTNISSKPPLFPPNSFLAPPASPISPPLSHLKDCLSRHKPKPKPKPKPKNSTKTNRKKYPTRPTTAPTTEDFGGAWWYGGDDETEDETETLFSSRSLTSNSSVSRLRRRRHSRRKSEKKVKDGFFAVVQNSSDPYKDFKASMAEMVVEREIFGGKELEELLLCFISLNSRHYHRIIFEVYWEIKEALFFSDLGFKN from the coding sequence ATGGAAAGAAGATTGAAACTCCGATTCTCACGCATATTCCAATCCTCCTTCTTCTCATGCCGCTCCAAAAAAAACTCCGACATCATCATCACAAACCAACCCATTCCCATTTCCGCCCCTCTTCAAAACCTCCCTTTACTCCCTTCAAAACCCACCAATATTTCATCAAAACCCCCTCTATTTCCCCCTAATTCCTTTCTCGCCCCTCCCGCCTCTCCCATTTCACCCCCTCTTTCCCACCTCAAAGACTGTTTATCTCGCcacaaacccaaacccaaacccaaacccaaacccaagaATTCCACAAAAaccaatagaaaaaaataccCCACCAGACCCACAACGGCGCCCACCACGGAGGACTTCGGCGGCGCTTGGTGGTACGGTGGCGACGACGAAACAGAGGATGAAACAGAGACTCTATTTTCTTCCCGGAGTTTAACGTCCAATTCCTCCGTGTCACGactccgccgccgccggcaTAGTCGCCGGAAATCAGAGAAGAAAGTGAAAGATGGGTTTTTTGCGGTGGTGCAAAACTCCTCCGATCCATACAAGGATTTCAAGGCGTCAATGGCGGAGATGGTggttgagagagagatttttggtGGGAAAGAATTGGAAGAGCTTTTACTGTGCTTTATTTCGCTTAATTCTCGGCATTATCatagaattatttttgaagtttattgGGAGATTAAAGAAGCTCTTTTTTTCTCGGATTTaggatttaaaaattag
- the LOC111798817 gene encoding multiprotein-bridging factor 1c: protein MPSRFPGAISQDWEPVVLHKSKPKAQDLRDPKAVNQAIRSGAPVLTVKKFDAGSNKKATAAPVNARKLEEGTEPAALDRVPTEVRHAIQKARLEKKMSQAELAKQINERTQVVQEYENGKAVPNQAVLAKMEKVLGVKLRGKSGK from the coding sequence ATGCCGAGCCGATTCCCGGGAGCCATATCTCAAGATTGGGAGCCTGTAGTGCTCCACAAGTCCAAGCCAAAGGCGCAAGACCTTCGCGATCCAAAGGCCGTGAACCAAGCGATTCGATCCGGCGCGCCCGTCCTGACCGTGAAGAAGTTCGACGCCGGTTCGAACAAGAAAGCCACGGCAGCGCCGGTGAACGCGAGAAAGCTCGAGGAAGGAACCGAGCCGGCGGCGCTCGACCGGGTACCGACGGAGGTAAGGCATGCGATTCAGAAGGCGCGgctggagaagaagatgagccAAGCGGAACTTGCGAAGCAGATTAACGAGCGGACTCAGGTGGTGCAGGAGTATGAGAATGGAAAGGCTGTGCCCAATCAAGCCGTTTTGGCTAAGATGGAGAAGGTCTTGGGCGTCAAGCTTCGAGGCAAATCTGGCAAGTGA